In Zingiber officinale cultivar Zhangliang chromosome 1A, Zo_v1.1, whole genome shotgun sequence, the DNA window ttatgattatgccatgatatgccatgatacttatgactatgttatgatatgccaggacgcactttatgattatgccatgatatgccatgatacttatgattatgttatgttatgctaggatgcactttatgattatgccatgatatgccatgatacttatgattatgttatgttatgctaggatgcactttatgattttgtcatgatatgccatgataccttacgattatgttacgatatgatgcttccatacatgatatgatgagttgtctttatgctttatgccttatgaatatgctatgcgttacggtttttgtgagtaggaaggatcttactgagccttgtgtgctcatagcttactttccttgtaccacagataaaggcaaggaatggatgtactaaggaagcagcaggaggggcaagaaggacgtgtgtagtagtggctcggctaaaagagaaagacctgcttttatttaataagaattatgcttatgtcattattccatgactccatgacatttcatcatgcttattagtattatggcttaaactcatgttaagcatgctatgtgactttatatgataAGTAGttcgtgatgatgatttgaaaagtaaaagaaaagttttaaaaagaaaaaatatatatattataaataagacttccgctgttttaagtaaaaaaagattattaacaagcaagtaagtaagataagataagaagaaaaagataagtaacccccgtcaacttgagaaggaaggggcggggcgttacattctgactctgattatgccgggtgtaaattagatagaaagagtactagtggaggatgtcaattactaggatcatctttagttagttggtttagtcgtaagcaacaatgtgttgcatTATCAAACACTGAAGTCGAATACATCGCGATGGGCGAATGCGTATCCCAATTGCTATGGATGTCAcacactttaaaagactttaatctaaattataaaaatgtaaaaacctacattgataacattagctctataaatctaactaaaaatccagttcatcattctagaactaaacatatagaagtaaaacatcatttcattagggatcatgtttcaaaaggggacattgaactcaactatgtttaATCTAAATCTAACTTAGCGGATATTTTCACTAAACCATTACCTGAAGCAGACTTTAGTAACTTAAggagaaaattagggatgtgttttatagaatagattcttttagtttttgaaaattattacttagtttatttttcaaaattatttttataaaaactcccttttcaaatttttgtttcaacctttttcaaaatattttctttttctggaatagcctaggtcctaccgtagaattgcatgatcctatagttctaggagtcaacatctcacaagcacagtaggattccttgtttgataacttagaatgggtgagatgtttaggacttagcctaagatttcagaaGCTTATGTCAgtacatcgctataaatctgggctttaaacaataTACACGAATCGatttgagttaactagctagtaaaaacctagttggtactaaatactcaaattgaccaacctaaaTCTATTGCTACTATCTTATGGTAGATAGttttgtacaaaggttggacatttcatcataaggattttttttttttttttgcccatgcttggacttttagatTGTCATCAATTCTAGGGGGGCCTTCAACTATGCATTTTTCACATTTTTGAAAATCCtaatttttattcatatttttttatttttttttacaaatgttcaaaattatttttaaaaaatctttttatgtttaaattttaaaaaaaacattttccaaaattcttaattttcatatttttagacttttaaacttattatttttgcagatatttttcaaacatttgaaccaaaacattttatttacttattttttaatCATATTGAAAGTTGCTTTTAGAAATTTAAacttagtaaaattattttattggtaaaactttactctcttcagaatattttacttaggaatatttttcaaaatatgatctcttcaaaattaactttttcaattagtaaaatttttatttttcaaaatatctgtttaacttaggaaaattattcttttcaaaattattttctagctttttaagttagtaaaaattttcaaaatatttttaaattttaacttacttaaaaatatttttgaatatcaaaattaactttttcatttcaagtaattttttaacacttagttaaaattattatacatatCAATCCTTTTGGTTTGTAagtcttcccctatttttgatatgtgtcaaagggggagagatagtaaattCAGGGGGggttgtttaactcagggggagaattaaaaattaaattgcttgtttatttacttgttgcatatttttaacttaactttgaaccttggttgtcaaacatcaaaaagggggagattgttggtgcaagttgcaccagaatcaaacctaagttttgatgttgtcaaaggttcaagttaagtcttgttatgatctaacaagttgactgagtgtgcaggatgtttactcagccgggaaagacctagttggaggctaggcaggagaaatcttagcaaatCATGGAATCTAGGtacaagtccaagaaggtcgaggggaccactagcttggcagtgtgatcgagagctCTGGAAGACCGaatatcaagagaaaagtcctagggagccgatcaaggatgagtgaaaagtctaaactagatctggaggatcaaagtttggcaggtaggttgaggtaaacaaactggaggagcgacagtgaggtcgggttccctaagggaacaaccttaggtccctgatctaactgaagaaaccggggaggtttctaagttgagatcaagacagttctactatctttcatattactcatgcattttttATTACTATGCTAATCTCGATTTTGCAGGGTGTTTTGCTTAACACTGTGTTGCAGGTTCtgcccgatcggtcgaccgaaccacttgatcggtcgaccgaaccaggtaaATTCAGTTCAGTATTCAGATCAAACTAGAACAGAGTCCGAGCCCGATCAaaacttgatcggtcgaccgaaccttaatGACTCAGCTCAACtagttcatcagcaccgatcaatagcaaaggaaaagaagccgattggtcaaccgaacacagggatcagtcgaccgatccaatcaacattaatggtGCAATAAATAAAGATCTCAGCAGATTTCAATGAACAAGGAAAAAAgcttgttcggttgaccgaaaggcatgatcagtcgaccaaaccattaaagatcagttaatgtcagagatcgagccagcgtcagactccagccaggaaggaaggaaggagcgggttcggtcgaccgaacagtgggatcggtcgaccgaacgcccaaGGCCTATAAAATGGAGCTTGAAGACTGAGACTGGTACAACTTTCTGATCGACTCAAATTCATTTCTTCAAGCAACACGCATTACAAATCTTCATCAGTTCAGCAAGCCCACACCATCCGAAAGTGCCGAccaaagcttcatcttcaaatcattgtcggtatactttattttagaataagcttgcattgtacttaatttatttaagcaagatagtagggtgttactatcttgctcatttgtacgatctgcttctttccgaaggatatcggaaagaagagttatagtgctttgcccatcggtgcggtcaaggaccgcaggccttcgagtatgagtcgagctaggctccgaacgaaataaaCAACTTTGTCCCTTTTcttaatttccgctgcttaactttgtgttttaaaaaagataaagtaaagttttaaaagaagcgatattcaccccccccctctatcgctcgcatgcaatctatcaattggtatcagagccgggactgaaagtttaaccgccgactgcgcacaagagctatggtctgattgagccatgtgggtacaatattgacctcgaacaaagaaagtgcgGGCTTCTATATTcggatcaagagaaccagacaccAAGCAGGAAGTCTTAGTTGTGGGTAGGCacagaagtcctagtaggtcgggtggaccgaggggcaagaagacctggtgggtcaaggatcagacatgggaagcctatggtcctttattTGAGAGGGGATTGTTGAGGTTGTAAGGtagcaaacatagtcccacattgaaaatacatgggaaagatcatgggtttataaagagaaagatatctccattggcaagaggccttttggggagagcccaagagcaaagctatGTGGgcctaggctcaaagtggacaatatcatgccattgtgaagatatctaaattcttttcgatcctacaacttGTGCTTCATTTCGATTAACAACACCTATAGTAACATTTCCATTTTTGCTGTGTCGCCTAATTTTTGTTATTATGCTTAATTTTTAGATTCTTTTTTatataaggtttctccacctaaaagaaattaaaaataagaatcatgttttataattattatgtggCTATACTTTTAGTTTGATTAATCAACTTATATGCTAAAAttattagctaaatatattacaTATTTTTATTAGCTTTTGTCTTActtgattgaatcaatttaagtttaatttatttctaatgTACTACTCTTATTGattcaattattttaattatcatctgcccatttttttaaaattcgtaaTGCTATTCACTCCTTTAGTGTTAAATTCGATCCCACAAAATACTATACCATAATCCTAAGtcttaaaaataattatactAGGTAAGCATGAGGTGTGCATCTGAAGATGTGCAACATATCAAATGCGCATCATAAGGTGTGCATCTCGCATGTACTTAGTAGTccaagctatatatatatatatatatatatatatatatatatatatatatatatatatatatatatatatatatatatatatatatgctaagcGTTTCTTTGTGCGCGAGCGTGAGCGAAATTCGACGTGACTAAAAcccaatttttttaatctctctcatctgcatgtaacaacttttctctctcatATGTATGCAACAACTATAAAATTCTCATTTCTCTCTCATCTGATTACATGCAATAATCACTATGCTGCTAATTTTTAAAGgtaatgtagctgctacaacattatagcagctactatacaatagctgctacatgttgtaacaACTTCTGTATAGTAACTGTTATAATGTGTAGTAGTGTTATTATGTAGCTACTATGTTATAGCAGTTACAGTACCATTGTAGCAGTCACTGTACTGTTGTAGCAGCTTCTactacaccgttgtagcagcttctactgcactgttgtagcagctactataccGTTGTAACAGCTACTATCCCGTTGTAGCAacttctgcaccgttgtagcagctactataccattgtagcagctattaaACTGTTATAGCAGCTAGTGTATAataactgctacaagttgtagcagctactgcagctACTGCACCATTGTAGCAGTTTCTGTaccattgtagcagttactgtactGTTGTAACAGCTTCTactacaccgttgtagcagcttctactgcactgttgtagcagctactataccGTTGTAACAACTACTATCCCGTTGTAGCAGCATCTGCACCGTTGTAACAGCTACTGCACCATTGTAACAGCTATTAAACTATCATAGCAGCTAGTGTATAataactgctacaagttgtagcagctactgcatagtagttgctacaacattgtTCATGACTATCACAATAATTTTTTTGCATGTAATAATAAGAGAGATtataaaatatcattttaatttaaaaagaaataaagaaaaattgtTGCAAGCAGATGAGagagatattaaaaaaattaagttttgactACGTCAGATAGTTCACATCAGATTTCGCTCACGATCGCGTACAAAGTATCGCTTAGTATGTCAAATCTCTATAGATATATATCTAATATAAACCTCAAATGACATACCtacaaactaaaaaaataaattaaaaaaaataactcaatCTCTAAATCTTgaagataaaaattttaaatggcATAATCGTTcgttaaaaaaaataagcaaaGATTTGTACAGTACTATCGTAGAATGTCCGTAGGTTAACAATTGTGTGTATATAATTCTAACAGTTTAAAATTAccgtttaaatatttaaaataattaataattatacaTCTAAGAATATGGTAAAGTACTCGGAGGGACATAAaagaattataatttaaatttaaaatgagaTAAATATCTCGAGGTCAACTGTATGCAGACAAGTCACTCATCTTCATATTAATCAGGTTAATTTTGATATACTTTGATAAATTATGAAGGTAAATTAAAAAGTGCGTAACTTGGAGTGGTTCAAGGGAGATTAAATTATGCATATAATATATTGGCATTAAGCAAATGTATGGCACCCAAGagtcgaaattaattattaaaaaaatagattttttttaaaataataataataaattttgaatacggaaagaagaaagaagaggaaagaaaatcGATTCCGCTGGACTCGAGCCAAACCGGCGACTGGAGCCGGGCCATGTTCAATTAGTTGGGTCAGTCCGCGATGTCAAACTCTTTTACGACATTGGTACCGCATAGAGACTTCTGTAGGGGAACTCATTTCCACCGCCCATGTCTCATCGCGGCGAATCATCTTTCACCAGCGAGGCGAGGTGGTGCGATCGGACGGCGGAGGGAACTTGCCGCATATACTATTCTATGCATCACCTGATTGACAAGATAAGCCCGAAGTCTGCGTCCACTCGGAATAAATACCTCCCCACTTCTCTCTCCGTGCGCTGGTTCCTTTCCTCAAAACTCTCCTTTTGGGATCCCTCGATTGCACGATTTCGAGGCGATTTCCGTCAGCATAAGGTTAGGGTTTCGATTCCCTGCTTCTTGTTGTTCATGTCTCCTTCTATATTATAGGCTTGGTCATGGGATGGAGATTTATTTGCACTCTTTCCAGTTCATCTCCTGCTTTAGGGTTCGTCGGGCGTTCCGAAGAGGAAAGGTGTCTTTTTTTCGTTGCCTGTTTGATTTGAATCCCGAAAGGTCTTTCTTTGATCTCATGGTTGCTGTCTAGggttttgatccttagttttttttttaaatatgtattTTGTTTCGAATGCTAGAAGTTTTGTGACGATCTGTTGTGGTTGATTCGTATATCTTGGTGGTGAATATGAGAGTTGCTAGATAGTTTTGAACTCTTGTTTGGCAGATAAACCTTTTTGGATTGTTACGACTTTATCTATCGTTCTGGTTCTGTTGTTCGTACGAATCTATAGAATATGTTACGTTGTTATATGTCAAATTTGCCTTTAGTACTGGTAAATTGTGAAAAGTTGTACTGAGTCACGAAGTGTAGGTTTGTGTGATGGAGAAGATAGTTCAATAGATGAAAAATCTTTGTTCTCAGTTAGTGGTGGTAATTCAGTTCATGTTCTGCTTAACTGGAAATTATCACATTTCTTTCTAGCATAATTTGATATGATTGAAGAATAATTAAACCTGTATTACAAACAGGTTAATTTGGTATATACGTTTGCATGTTTTACAGGTTAATTTGGTCTGTACATTTGCATGTTCTACTTGTCTTGTATCATATCACTCTTGGATTTCATGCTTCGAAATGAGTCAAATTGGATCTTTTCATATTTTGTCTGGTTTTGTGTAATATTGTTGGCCCTAATTCGAGTTCATGTTGTTGTGATGCAGGAGAGTTAGAAATGGACCATGATGAAACTGGATGCCAAGCCCCTGAATGCCCAATTCTTTGCATCAACAATTGTGGTTTTTTTGGAACTGCCGCGACCATGAACATGTGCTCCAAATGCCACAGGGAGATGATTCTTAAGCAGGAACGGGAAAAGCTGGCACAATCCTCAATTGATAGCTTTGTCAATGGCAGTGGTAGCGGGAAGGAACCCATTGTTGTGGGCAATACTGATGCATTTGTGAACTCTGCTGAAGTAAAATCGCTTAAGCTCCAACCATCTGATGCTTTGGGATCGAGTGAAGGTGGAGAAACAAAAATCAAGGAGGGTCCGAAGAAGTGCACAGCCTGCAAGAAACGTGTGGGCCTGACTGGATTTAATTGCCGTTGTGGAAACCTTTTCTGTGCTGTACATCGCTACTCGGACAAGCATGACTGCTCATTCAACTACCGAGAAGAGGCTCAGAATGCAATTGCTAAAGCAAATCCTGTCGTGAAGGCAGAAAAGCTTGATAAGATCTAAGGGCATACAATGAAGCTCGATCATCTCGGTTACAGTGAGATCTGCATACAGTGCCTTTTCTTTCAAGATGTCAGTCTTCTGTGTTGCTGTATGAATTGCTGGAGGAATGATGCAGTAGGGGCATCCTCCTTGCACCCGCAAAAACTCTATCTTCTTATTGGAAAGGGTTTGCATGTTGCATCTGGTGTGTGAGCTTTAAGTTGTGCTGGTCTAGTAGACAAATATGTTCTCATCAAGTATGCTTCGGTTATAAAAGTTGCTACCGCTGCTTCTAAATCTTAGTTGTTGGTAACAAGTCGCAATGATTGTATTGATGGTCCTAATTCATTACTTCCACACCTTATTCTTACCTTGCCAATGCCCATTACAAACATTTAGGCTAATAATGTACTATATAACTTGTCATATTACAGTAACAACTTGGAGAACCACTCGGTGAAATGCACTTCAATAGAAATACTAAATTTGTACACACATAATGTAGGAGTTAGGTATCGCATTAAGCAATTGCTGATCACGGGCGACGGCACCGCTGGGAAACCTAACTCCGTACTGTACAATGTACATAAGTCTGATAAGTTGCTGGAGCACCAGTCTATAAGTTTAGAGCTCTGTCTTCAGCTGTTTTGAGTTTGGCGGTACTGCAATCAACGAGACATGGAGAGAAATGTCAGAAATTTATGAATTCAATCTTTAAACTAGTTCATCGTGTTCATAGTTACATGTATTGATAAAGGCTCTATTCGAACATACATCACCATTATTAATCCACCTTATTTGAGATCTGGTATATTAATCTTGATAAAGCCTCTGTCCTCACAGACATCATCATCCTTATTAAGTCAGTTGTATTCATCCAAAGTATTTGAGATCTGCTATAATAAATCCCATTCCTCTTGCCACTATGTAAGACTATTCACTGGTTTGCACACACTTGTAGCAAAAGGTGAAGTTGTTACCTTAGCGGTCCCTTTAGAAAGGTCTCACATACTCTGGAATGGAATAAATCATGGAAGCTTATTCAACCTTAGTCAAGTGGCCTTCCTACACAAGGAGCATTGGTCACTAGTTTGCAGACACGCACCAAGAAGGATTGGTCCTTCAATGATCATTGGTTATTCATGAGAATTGAAAAGTTAGGATGACCTTTTATGTCATATCattgttttaaaaatcataaaataaaattcaacatgaagaaagaggaggatAAGATTGATGAAATTAGTTTGTGAAATCTCTCTCAGATCTACTTTTCAATGGTGATATTAAGGAATATGTTATTAGAAGGACTACTATCAAGATGCAATTAGTGAAgacgaaaaaaaaaacaatagattAGCTTGGCCTATACACGCATACAGCGACTTCCATAGTTAAACAAGATATAACCATTAGAGTTGCACCATAAAAAGCATAGAGGacgaaaaagggaaaaaaaaattactttcataattaaaaaattatgtaCGTTACAGTGTGCATTGGCAGGACAAGGTTCTTATTGTTCGACTGAAATGTGGTTGACTCCCATGGTCAAGCCTTATAGTTTCTTATTTTATGAAGAGTAAGAATTTAAGGACATCTAAACGACAACCAGATTCTATTTACAAGGCATCATGAATCAAAAGGGTAATTGCACTGGATAGCCTTGGTTTCTAGTTTGAAAATGTCAGATGATTGACAGACTCGCAACAACTGGTAGCCCACCTTTAACAATTTCCACAATGCGTGACTTGTTCTATCCTTAGGACTATTCATACAGCTGGCTCCATACCAAACCAACCAACATTGTCGACGTCCTAGCACCCTTGAATGAAGAAAAATCactattaatttttaactttgatgaGAGAGCAAATCAGTAATTGGCAAGGTTTGAAACGAAATTGAACCAGCATTGTCAATGCTGCTACCCATGCGATTGGAGAAAAATGAGACCAAGAGGATATATGCAGTGCTGTGGTTGTTGAACATATGTAGGAACAATAGAAGAACAGTGATTTCACAGGCTAGAATGCTTTTCTTCCTGATATGTTTCTTTTGAACAGAATAAAACTTGATGACACCGTCTCTTTTTTTCTGCTAGCCAAGAAAGTGAGAGATAACAAACACGGACAGTTGTCCAAAGTGATGTGGGAAATCTATACGTCATGGGGACCATAGGGACCAGATTTAATAAGAGGACCAGTGGAAACTAAATTAAACTTGAGAAGAGAGCTTCCTTGGCTAAAGCAATCATTTATGGCTTTGGGTCCGCCAATGCCACCTGATTGAGACAGGTGCTTTCAAAATCCACAAGAAAAGAGAGCGTTGCTTTGTCCTCCTTAAAACTTATTGAACTCAGAATCCGCTAAGCCACGTTTTAAACTACAAATTCTACAGATCTACGCTAAGGATGCTTCAGTGGATAATTAATTGTTCATGAGCCATGTCTAATTTTATGAGATTTCTCCTATGTTTTAGTCCAATTAAATCAAGAGTGCATGGATTAGTAAGATCTTGCATTAAAAATGACTAACAGGTGAGGTACGTTGGCATTACCTGAATTGGCAGGATCATAAAGAAAGAGGGAAGTAGTAGGGTTGGGTAGGAGCTGGGAATGGGCTGCGCCATCCCTCTCCCAAGTCGTTAGAGATTGCTGAGGCTGAAGCTGAGGTGGCACAAGATCGATGTGCCAGAATTGCGGCACCAGCAGCCGTCTGGTTGCTTCTGCAGTAGCATCGGTCGGCCACAATGAGGGATCCACGACCACTCCCCCTGGGCCGTTTCGCACTGTTACAGGTCCACACTGCAATGAATGGCCAAGGGATCACATTTTTCCATGTAGGACGTACACGCATTTTTTTTAAGGATTTAACACATGACAAACTACGCAGTTATTTTCTTGTAAAGAGGAGTGTATTCGTAATGCCTACGTATATATTACAAAGGAGTTGCGGTGACCCTTCCTGCATAGAATTCAGTGAAAGGCATCATTAAGCAGACAACAAAGGGTTGTTACCTCCGCCGATAAATAGCTGTCAAGGCTACTAAAGTCGATCCTCGGGTTGACCGCTGCCAGTCTCATTGATAGGAACTGAGAAGCCCAGTGGAGAAATCGACAATGTTACTTAGAAATATAATCTTAAAGAAAAGGGCAGTTAATTTCAGTGATCAAAGAATATTTGTCTGTAAAAGTAAATAAGAGAATTTTAGATAACGCCGTGACTGAC includes these proteins:
- the LOC122023469 gene encoding zinc finger A20 and AN1 domain-containing stress-associated protein 8-like encodes the protein MDHDETGCQAPECPILCINNCGFFGTAATMNMCSKCHREMILKQEREKLAQSSIDSFVNGSGSGKEPIVVGNTDAFVNSAEVKSLKLQPSDALGSSEGGETKIKEGPKKCTACKKRVGLTGFNCRCGNLFCAVHRYSDKHDCSFNYREEAQNAIAKANPVVKAEKLDKI